AATGGCGACTATATTTCATTCGATGCGCGTACAGTCATGCTGCCTAGTGGCTACATCAAATCAAGACATCTCGATGACAAGGCAGGCGTAGCCGCATTGTTCGGCATGCTCGAGTGGCTCCAACGTACAGGCCATAAGCCGGCCTATCCGCTACAGCTATTGATCAGCACCTATGAGGAGGTCGGTCACGGCGCAGCTTGGGTGCCAGAGGAGATGACCGAGCTCCTAGCTGTTGATATGGGGGCAATCGGCGACGATCTGAGCTGTACGGAGCACGACGTATCGATCTGCGCGAAGGATTCGTCTGGACCGTACGATTACTTGATGACGACTCGACTCAAGGAGCTGGCTGTTCGAGAGGGGCTGTCCCATGCGGTAGATATCTACCCGCATTACGGCTCAGATGCATCGGCTGCGCTGCGCGGAGGCGCCAACGTGAGGGCGGCACTGATCGGGCCGGGCGTACACGCCTCACACGGTATCGAGCGTACACACAGCCAAGCGATCTTACAGACAGCTGTGCTGCTGGCGGCTTATGTGCTGGAGCCTGCTGATACGTATGCATAACGTCACGATCGCGCATAAGGATCGGGTTCAAGAGAGGAGATAGACCGGATGAACATCTTGACGGTTGAAGATTTATACAAAAGCTACGGCGAGAAGGTGTTGTTCGATGGCATTGATTTCCAGATTAACGAGAGAGAGCACATCGGTCTTGTCGGAGTGAATGGAACCGGTAAATCAACGCTGCTGAAGGTGATGGCTGGCCTTGAGACGACAGAGCGCGGCAGGCTGACGCATGCGAACCATTTTCACGTCGAATATTTGCCGCAGCAGCCGGAATTCGACATGGAGCGTACGGTGCTCGATGAAGTGTTCCGCGGCGACACGCCTGTGATGCAGGCGTTGCGCGAGTATGAGCTTGCGCTAGCGGAGCTGCAGCTCGCGCCGGAGGACGAGAAGCGGCAGGCGAAGCTGTTCGCCGCCCAAGGCCGCATGGATGCGACGGGCGCATGGGATGCGCAGACGACGGCGAAGACGGTGCTGTCGAAGCTCGGCATCCGCGACTTCGCGCAGCGAGTTGGTACGCTGTCGGGCGGTCAGCGCAAGCGCGTCGCGATGGCGCGGGTGCTTATTCAGCCGGCGGACCTGCTCATCCTCGATGAGCCGACGAACCATATCGACCACGAGACGGTCGAGTGGCTGGAAGGCTTCCTATCCAGCTGGAAGGGTGCGCTGCTGCTCGTGACGCACGATCGTTACTTCCTTGACCGGGTGACGAACCGAATCTTCGAGCTGGACCGAGGCAAGCTGTTCAGCTATGAGGGCAACTATGCCGCTTTTCTGGAGAAAAAGGCCGAGCGTATGGAGCGCGAGGCAGCGATGGAGGACAAGCGGCAAAACCTGCTGCGCCACGAGCTCGCATGGCTCAGACGCGGCGCAAAGGCGCGCACGACGAAGCAGAAGGCGCGGATCGATCGCGTCGTTGAGCTGCGTGACCGCAAGGTTGACGGGCCGTCTGCCCAGCTGGACATGTCGCTCGGCGCGAGTCGTCTCGGTAAGAAAATTATGGAGCTGGAAAGCATCTCCAAAAGCTTCGGCGACAAGCAGCTCATCGACTCGCTCAGCTATATTGTCGTGCCCGAGGACCGCATCGGCATCATCGGCCCGAACGGCACCGGGAAGTCGACGCTCCTGAACATGCTGGCTGGAAGGCTTGCACCTGATGAGGGTGAGGTCATCGTCGGTCCGACAGTGAAGCTTGCTTATTACACGCAGGAAGCGGTCGAGATGGATGAGAAGCAGCGGGCCATCGATTATATCAAGGAGGCCGCAGAGGTCATCCGTACGACAGACGGCGAGGCCGTGACGGCCGCACAGATGATGGAGCGCTTCTTGTTCACACCTACGCAGCAATGGACGCCAATCGGCAGATTGTCCGGCGGGGAGCGGCGGCGACTCTACTTGCTCCGCACCTTGATGGGAGAGCCGAACGTGCTGCTGCTCGATGAGCCGACGAACGATCTCGACATCCAGACGCTGACGGTGCTGGAGGAATATTTGGACGATTTCCCTGGCGTCGTCATTACGGTGTCGCACGATCGCTACTTCCTCGATCGGACGGCCGATCACCTGTTCGTGCTGGAGGGCGGCGGAGCGGTGCGTAAGTTTTTCGGGAACTATACCGAGTATATGGAGCAGCTGAAGCAGGAACGTGCGGAGGACGCGCAGCAAGCCGCGTCGAGCAAGACGGCGACACGCATAGCGGACAGCCTGTCAGGTGGACGCTCCGACTCGCAGAGCAGCGCCAAGCCGAAGAAGCTGTCGTTCAAGGATCAGAAGGAATGGGACGAGATCGAGGACAAGATTGCCGCGATGGAGCAGCGGCTCGGCGAGCTGAAGCGCGAGATTGAGCAGGCGGGCAGCAACTACGGCAAGGTACAGGAGCTGTTCAGAGAAGAGCAGGAGATTACCGAGAAGCTTGAGCAGACGATGGAGCGCTGGACGGAGCTATCTGAGCTAGTAGAGGCCATCGCACAGAACAAGTAGTAGAGTCGTCGGATCGACAATTTAAACATTTTTTTGGGAAAATCGCAGCTGTTATGGTATAATATACGTTTGGAAGCGGTTGGAATACCAAGCGGCTTCAGTCTATAACCGAAAGTAGGTCATCCATTCATGATTACAGTAACGAATGTCACTTTACGATACGGCAAACGCGCCTTGTTCGAGGACGTTAACATCAAGTTCACACCGGGCAACTGCTACGGCTTGATCGGCGCGAACGGAGCGGGCAAGTCAACATTCCTGAAGATTCTGTCCGGCGAGATGGAGGCGAATAAGGGCGAGGTCAGCATCACACCGGGCGAGCGGATGGCGGTGCTGAAGCAGAACCACTTCGAATACGACGAGTTCGAGGTGCTGAAGACCGTTATTCAAGGGCATGCCCGCCTGTGGCAGATTATGTCCGAGAAGGATGCGCTGTATGCGAAGCCGGATTTCTCCGAGGATGATGGTATGCGCGCGGCGGAGCTCGAGGGCGAGTTCCAGGAGCTGGACGGCTGGCAAGCGGAGTCTGATGCGGCGGAGCTGCTCATCGGTCTTGGCATTCCGAAGGAGCTGCACGACGTGCAGATGAAGGAGCTCGACGGCAACCAGAAGGTACGCGTTCTCTTGGCGCAGGCGTTGTTCGGCAACCCGAACATCCTGCTGCTCGATGAGCCGACGAACCATTTGGACATTGAGTCTGTACGCTGGCTGGAAAATTTCTTGTCCCGCTTCGAGGGCACCGTCATCGTCGTATCCCATGACCGTCACTTCCTGAATCAGGTGTGTACGCACATTGCGGATATTGACTTCAGCAAAATTCAGCTGTACGTCGGTAACTACGACTTCTGGTACGAGTCCAGCCAGCTGGCACTCAAGCTCGTACGCGAGCAGAACAAGAAGGTCGAGGAGAAGCGCAAGGAGCTCGAGGAGTTCATTCGCCGCTTCAGCGCGAACGCTTCGAAGTCCAAGCAGGCGACGTCCCGTAAGAAGACGCTCGAGAAGCTTACGCTCGAGGACATTAAGCCTTCGACGCGTAAATATCCGTTCATCAAGTTCCAGCCGGAGCGCGAGGCGGGCAAGCAGCTGCTGACAGTTGAGCGACTGACTAAGACAATCGACGGTGAGATTGTACTGAACGACATCTCGTTCACGGTCAATAAGGGCGACAAGATTGCACTTGTTGGACCAAATGGTATTGCGAAGTCGACGCTGTTCCAGATTCTGATGGGTGAGGTCGAAGCGGATTCCGGCGAATATAGCTGGGGCATCACGACGACGCAGGCGTACTTCCCGAAGGACAACTCGGCCTACTTCGATACCGATATGAACCTGGTTGACTGGCTGCGTCAATATTCGAAGGAGCAGGATGAGTCGTACCTGCGCGGCTTCCTCGGTCGCATGCTGTTCTCCGGCGAAGAGGCTCTCAAGAAGGCGAGCGTTCTGTCTGGGGGCGAGAAGGTGCGCTGCATGCTGTCCAAGATGATGATGAGCGGCGCGAACGTGCTGCTGCTCGACGAGCCGACGAACCATCTCGACCTCGAGTCGATTACGGCGCTGAACAACGGGATGATCGATTTCGACGGGACGATGATGTTCGTCTCCCATGACCATCAGTTCGTGCAGACGGTCGCGAACCGGATCATCGAGCTGACGCCGACTGGCTTGATCGACAAGGTCATCTCCTATGACGAGTTCCTGGAGAGCGATGAGATCAAGAGACAGCGTGAGGCAGCGTACGCAGGTGTGTAGCGCAACGTAACGAACCGCAACCTCAACGCGGATTGTGGATCAAAAAAAGGATGAGCGGCCTCTCTTGTGAGAGGTTCTCATCCTTATTTGCCACCTAAGAGCGATTAGCTGCCCCCGGTACGTCTGCGCTGATTGTTCGGCTTCTTGTTATTCTGGCTGTGCATTACCGCGTCGCTGCCGGGGCGCAGCGGGCCGCTACCCTTCTCGGCCTGCGCTTGCTTCTTCTGCGCGAGCTTGTTCTTGATCGCATCAGCCAAGCTGATCTTGCGCGGTTCTTCATTGTGATTCGATTCGGTCATATTGAACACCTGCCTGTACGGATATGGTTTGGAGAATAGCTCCATCATAACGGATTTGTCCATCTATGTGCAATATCGGAATGAAAGGCTCGTGCTTGACACTAGTGTGGCATGCTCGATCAGCAACTATATATTGTGCTATTAGCACGACAAGAAAGAAGGCTAGCCTATGCCGATCATCGAGTGGACCGAGGCGGAGCTGCAGAGCTGGTGCGGGGACGCCGACGTGGCAAAGCCCCTCACACAGCAGACGGCTAGCTCACCTGTGCGCTATGCCTTGCTCGTATCGCCTCTGTGCGGGACGTGTCAGGCCGGATTGCGGATGCTCGAGGTGATCCAGACGATGCAGCCGCAGCTTCCGATTGGTCAAGTCAACGTGAACGTCTGCCGCGAGCTGCCGTACGTCTGGAAGGTGGAGAGCGTTCCCTGTCTTGTGGAGCTGCGCCGCGGGCATTCGATGCCGATTCGCAGACGCTACAAGCTTGAAGGAATAACGTCGCTGTATGCCTGGCTTCAGTCGGCTGCCGGCGCATCGATTCAATCATAAGGAGGCTTCACGCATGTCGATACATCCGATTCAACCCGGACAGCTCGTAAGAGCATCCTACAAGACGGGCGACTATATTGGCGAAGTAGTCGAAATATCACCGAGCGGCAAAGCAGCCGTGCAAATCAGAGCAGTCGTCAAGCATCCAGAGCAGGGCGACCTGCACAACCCGATGGACCCGGATGTGCCGTTCTTCCACGAGCGCCGCGCGCTCGCGCACCGCGAGATCGCGCTCATGCCGATGCATACGGTCAGTCCGTATCAAGGGGAAGTGCCTGAGTATAAGCAGTCGCTGGATGATGCCCTGCAACGCGAGATCGACCGGCTCGACCGGCTGCGTCGGTGGGCGGAGCGAGGGCTTACTGAGCTTGAGAAGCTGAGAAACGATTACAACAAGTAGGACGGAAGTGAATCGAACATGCTGTTCGTGCTTATCGGGCTCTGGACGATCGGCTTGCTACTGCTTCTCACCGACCCGAGGCGACTGTCTACACGGTGGATTAGCAGCATCGCCTTCACAGGCGGCTCAGGCGGACTGTCGGCGGTCATTGCCGACGATGTGCTCCCTTATGTGCGGGAGCGGGGCAGTCTTACGGAGGAGCTGCATACGACGTTGCTCGCCGCAGAGCTGGTCTCCTCGTATGTGTGCTATTACGGCTTACCGTACACGTTCCTCATGTTCGCAATTGTATACAGTCCCAGCTACACGCATTGGAGGAGGGGCTGGCTGCCTTGGGTGCTGCTTACTCCGCCGCTCGCCTCCTTGCTGCTCGTACCGAAGCCAGGTGACCCGATACCGTACTTGTACGTATGCGCTTGGGTGACGCCGTATATCGTGATCGGCATCGTGCTGCTGATCGCCGCCGTGCTGCAGGAGCGCAATTCGTTTCTTCGCCGCAGCCGCATCTTGGTTGCGACCGCGGCGGCGCCGACGCTATTATTCACCTTATTCACCTCCTACCTCATTCCGGCCTTCTTCGGCATCTATGAGCTGTGGCGATATAATGCGGTGCTGATTGCGTTCACGATAGCGGTCATTCTCATCTCCAGCTTCCGGTATAGCTTCATGGGGCTGCAGATCTCGATTCAGAATCAGAGGCTCGATTATACGCTGCGAGCGATTACGTCCGGTACGTCGATCCTGAATCATGCGATTAAGAATGATGTAGGTAAAATTCGGCTGTTCGGCGAGAAAATGAAAGCGGATGCCGAGGACGGCCTGCTCACTCCCGAGGAGCTGACACGCGATGTTGAGGTCATCCTGAAGGCTTCCCAGCACATCTACGATATGATCTATCGTATTCAAGGACAGACGCAGGAGGTCGAGCTACGTCTGGAGAAGGTCGATCCGATTCAGCTGATGCAAGAGTGTATCGAGATGATGGCGCCCGAGCAGCAAGGGGTAACGGTGCAGACGCATTATACATATAACGGGTCGCTGCTGGCAGATCGCGCACACTTGATTGAGGTGTGGACGAACGTCATGACGAACGCTTTGGAAGCGATGCCCAGCGGCGGCATGCTGACCGTGGCCATTAGCGAGACGAAGCGGAAGATTGTCGTCGAGGTGAAGGACAACGGCGAAGGGATGGAGCAGCAGCAGCTCAAGCGCGTATTCGATCCGTTCTATACGACGAAGTCGGGGAGACGGATGAATTTTGGCCTCGGGCTGTCGTATTGCTATGCCATTGTGCAGAAGCACAAAGGAACGATGAACATCCACAGCAAGCGCGGCGAAGGGACGAGCGTCTTCATGCAGTTTCCGAAGCCGCCCCGTGATGTACAGAGCACGCTTCGATAGAAAGGAGCAGCGTCAACATGGACGTGGGTGAGGCTCGTATTAAAGTGTTAATCGTCGAAGACGATGAGGACTGGCGAATCGGACTTCGCAGCTATTTACGTAAAGAATCGGATCTGACCGTCATCGGGACAGCCGCCAGCGGTACGGAAGCGCTGGAGCTGTTGGAGCGAATGGAGCCAGACGTCGTCCTGCTCGACATTATGATGTCGGACAGTCCCGAAGGGCTGTGGGCGGCCGCTGAGATCGTCAAGTGCAGCGGGGCACGCGTCATCATGCTCTCCTCGATGGAGGAGAAGGAATTCATCTTCGAGGCGTTCAAGGCGGGCGCCGTCGATTATATGGTGAAGTCCGACTTCGCGGACATCCCGAACGCGATTCGCAGTGCGTATGCGAACCGAAGTGCGATTCATCCGAGCGTGGCGCAGCAGATGCGCGACGAGTTCCGCCGCTTGAAGCAGCTTGAACAGGAGATGCGCGTGAAGGAGCTGCGAAGTCTGTTGACGCCGACAGAGCTTCAGGTGTTAAGCTTGATCGAGCAAGGGTATACACAGACACAGATCGCCGATACGCTGGTCGTCTCGATTCGTACGATCAAGGTGCATGTCGGCAGCATTCTGAAGAAGCTCGGCGGCAAGAGCAGTAAGGAAGCGGCGCAGAAGGCAAAGGATATAGGCATTATATAGAAGGAGAGAGCACGAATGGCTGAACAGCAAGGAATTAGACTTGGTATTATCGGAGCAGGCGGCATCGGTAACGAGCATATGAAGGGCTTCCGCGCTACAGAGGGCGTGCAGCTCACAGCTGTCACCGACGTGTTCCGACCGCTTGCGGAGCAGCGTGCGAAGGAATACGGCATCGAGCTCGTCTGTGACTCGTATCAGGAGCTGCTGGAGTCAGACGTCGATGCAGTCGTCGTCGCCGTGCCGAACGATCTGCACGCTCCGATCGCCATCGATGCGCTGCAGGCAGGTAAGCATGTGCTGCTGGAGAAGCCGATGGCGATCGATGCAGCGTCTGCCAAGGCGATCGTCAGGGCGCACCGCGCCTCGGGCAAGGTGCTCATGCTGTCGCACCAGCAGCGCTGGGAGGCGGTCTACCTGCAGGTGAAGGAGCAGATTGATAAGGGGGCGCTCGGGCACATCTATAACACGAAGACCGGCTGGGTGCGCCGTAAGGGTATTCCGGGCTGGGGAACGTGGTTCACGCAGAAGAGCAAGTCCGGCGGCGGTCCGCTCATCGATCTCGGCGTCCATATGCTTGACCTGTCGCTTCACTTCATGGGCAGTCCGAAGCCGGTATCGGTGTTCGGTACGACGTATGCCGAGTTCGGACCGAAGCAGCGGGGCATCGGCGACTGGGGGCGGCCGGACTGGAGTGGTCACTACGACGTCGAGGATTTGGCAAC
Above is a genomic segment from Paenibacillus sp. YYML68 containing:
- a CDS encoding M42 family metallopeptidase, with product MIGEMNEAYMLRVLQLLLTTPSPSGYCHAVMAKLKQEADELGFTLQLTPKGNGIIRVPGREEGRVLGLSAHVDTLGAMVRAIKPDGRLRFTLIGGFMLGSVENEYCVVHTRDGRTYTGTILTTKPSLHVYADARELKREESVMEIRLDERVHNADDVRGLGIANGDYISFDARTVMLPSGYIKSRHLDDKAGVAALFGMLEWLQRTGHKPAYPLQLLISTYEEVGHGAAWVPEEMTELLAVDMGAIGDDLSCTEHDVSICAKDSSGPYDYLMTTRLKELAVREGLSHAVDIYPHYGSDASAALRGGANVRAALIGPGVHASHGIERTHSQAILQTAVLLAAYVLEPADTYA
- a CDS encoding ABC-F family ATP-binding cassette domain-containing protein, which gives rise to MNILTVEDLYKSYGEKVLFDGIDFQINEREHIGLVGVNGTGKSTLLKVMAGLETTERGRLTHANHFHVEYLPQQPEFDMERTVLDEVFRGDTPVMQALREYELALAELQLAPEDEKRQAKLFAAQGRMDATGAWDAQTTAKTVLSKLGIRDFAQRVGTLSGGQRKRVAMARVLIQPADLLILDEPTNHIDHETVEWLEGFLSSWKGALLLVTHDRYFLDRVTNRIFELDRGKLFSYEGNYAAFLEKKAERMEREAAMEDKRQNLLRHELAWLRRGAKARTTKQKARIDRVVELRDRKVDGPSAQLDMSLGASRLGKKIMELESISKSFGDKQLIDSLSYIVVPEDRIGIIGPNGTGKSTLLNMLAGRLAPDEGEVIVGPTVKLAYYTQEAVEMDEKQRAIDYIKEAAEVIRTTDGEAVTAAQMMERFLFTPTQQWTPIGRLSGGERRRLYLLRTLMGEPNVLLLDEPTNDLDIQTLTVLEEYLDDFPGVVITVSHDRYFLDRTADHLFVLEGGGAVRKFFGNYTEYMEQLKQERAEDAQQAASSKTATRIADSLSGGRSDSQSSAKPKKLSFKDQKEWDEIEDKIAAMEQRLGELKREIEQAGSNYGKVQELFREEQEITEKLEQTMERWTELSELVEAIAQNK
- the abc-f gene encoding ribosomal protection-like ABC-F family protein — protein: MITVTNVTLRYGKRALFEDVNIKFTPGNCYGLIGANGAGKSTFLKILSGEMEANKGEVSITPGERMAVLKQNHFEYDEFEVLKTVIQGHARLWQIMSEKDALYAKPDFSEDDGMRAAELEGEFQELDGWQAESDAAELLIGLGIPKELHDVQMKELDGNQKVRVLLAQALFGNPNILLLDEPTNHLDIESVRWLENFLSRFEGTVIVVSHDRHFLNQVCTHIADIDFSKIQLYVGNYDFWYESSQLALKLVREQNKKVEEKRKELEEFIRRFSANASKSKQATSRKKTLEKLTLEDIKPSTRKYPFIKFQPEREAGKQLLTVERLTKTIDGEIVLNDISFTVNKGDKIALVGPNGIAKSTLFQILMGEVEADSGEYSWGITTTQAYFPKDNSAYFDTDMNLVDWLRQYSKEQDESYLRGFLGRMLFSGEEALKKASVLSGGEKVRCMLSKMMMSGANVLLLDEPTNHLDLESITALNNGMIDFDGTMMFVSHDHQFVQTVANRIIELTPTGLIDKVISYDEFLESDEIKRQREAAYAGV
- a CDS encoding thioredoxin family protein is translated as MPIIEWTEAELQSWCGDADVAKPLTQQTASSPVRYALLVSPLCGTCQAGLRMLEVIQTMQPQLPIGQVNVNVCRELPYVWKVESVPCLVELRRGHSMPIRRRYKLEGITSLYAWLQSAAGASIQS
- the kapB gene encoding sporulation phosphorelay system protein KapB, whose amino-acid sequence is MSIHPIQPGQLVRASYKTGDYIGEVVEISPSGKAAVQIRAVVKHPEQGDLHNPMDPDVPFFHERRALAHREIALMPMHTVSPYQGEVPEYKQSLDDALQREIDRLDRLRRWAERGLTELEKLRNDYNK
- a CDS encoding HAMP domain-containing sensor histidine kinase, which encodes MLFVLIGLWTIGLLLLLTDPRRLSTRWISSIAFTGGSGGLSAVIADDVLPYVRERGSLTEELHTTLLAAELVSSYVCYYGLPYTFLMFAIVYSPSYTHWRRGWLPWVLLTPPLASLLLVPKPGDPIPYLYVCAWVTPYIVIGIVLLIAAVLQERNSFLRRSRILVATAAAPTLLFTLFTSYLIPAFFGIYELWRYNAVLIAFTIAVILISSFRYSFMGLQISIQNQRLDYTLRAITSGTSILNHAIKNDVGKIRLFGEKMKADAEDGLLTPEELTRDVEVILKASQHIYDMIYRIQGQTQEVELRLEKVDPIQLMQECIEMMAPEQQGVTVQTHYTYNGSLLADRAHLIEVWTNVMTNALEAMPSGGMLTVAISETKRKIVVEVKDNGEGMEQQQLKRVFDPFYTTKSGRRMNFGLGLSYCYAIVQKHKGTMNIHSKRGEGTSVFMQFPKPPRDVQSTLR
- a CDS encoding response regulator, whose product is MDVGEARIKVLIVEDDEDWRIGLRSYLRKESDLTVIGTAASGTEALELLERMEPDVVLLDIMMSDSPEGLWAAAEIVKCSGARVIMLSSMEEKEFIFEAFKAGAVDYMVKSDFADIPNAIRSAYANRSAIHPSVAQQMRDEFRRLKQLEQEMRVKELRSLLTPTELQVLSLIEQGYTQTQIADTLVVSIRTIKVHVGSILKKLGGKSSKEAAQKAKDIGII
- a CDS encoding Gfo/Idh/MocA family protein; this encodes MAEQQGIRLGIIGAGGIGNEHMKGFRATEGVQLTAVTDVFRPLAEQRAKEYGIELVCDSYQELLESDVDAVVVAVPNDLHAPIAIDALQAGKHVLLEKPMAIDAASAKAIVRAHRASGKVLMLSHQQRWEAVYLQVKEQIDKGALGHIYNTKTGWVRRKGIPGWGTWFTQKSKSGGGPLIDLGVHMLDLSLHFMGSPKPVSVFGTTYAEFGPKQRGIGDWGRPDWSGHYDVEDLATALIKLDNGATLTLDVSWAAHTSIENSGPYIYLMGTEGGASLKNGEGMLHAELFDRTTDVTLSKPVSDEGARLRMNRHFVECIREGREPLTSAMSGLANSLVLEAIYESSRTGSMIQLDWSLD